atatcttgtttcgttgattcccgttggtcCGTAgctcgattgtaatgttctttatatggttttgcatcgatttctcgagacgcatctgatcatgtcattcttatgcatgtcaaaatagcttaaggtacagttctgtccagaaacttgtattagcttcttttgcttgtgctagtgatagaaatagtgatgcatgctcatttttcatctcatgcatcatgtgcttgttgcatcttgaggtgatgttgttcattggatgttattcttatgttgggtagcaccgggatcggagaacgagtacgtgggtttgggagagtacgtgcaggacgatcaagaaccattccaagctgaggatatcacacgcaagatgatatgaccttgattccatctctagacttgttatgctagtttgcgtttccatgtcatattgctcgctgcctaccactgaattaaattgcctcttgatatgccatgaacccaaacactgattccttcctagcaaacttgaatggctaagtaggctttgctcagctactaatgttagcgttgctagatgcaggtgctttgactcatgtgataacatgagcttgatatcattatcttaaatgctgttatttaattaatggacctatatacttggtaaatgacggaaggcctagcctttttgctgggtgctttgttccgttattgccgccttagttaccggttaccggtgtttgattccataatgatcgctcctaacacgttcggggttgttatggggaccccctcgataaatcggttagtgataagacttgtccggcagggccCAACATtgctgttaatttgctaatcacttaataaactgcatagggaatgatcaccccgaggatctttaatcaacaacccgggccagtgctcctcatgagtgttggtccaaactagagcaccgtgcggggccatcccggggctactcgggagatttctctggccactgtacgcttcgcttatccggcgtgtcctgagactgagatacgcggctcttatcagggtcatcgacacgtcgggaggtcctgctagccttgccttaccttagcgatatatcttgcgtataggaatcccagtgaagctttggcttcctccagagttgaggttttcctctaagaaaTCTAACGAGATCAcgtgattcgtgatagaggattactttgcggcccgtgtacgtttgtgatggactagttggaacacccctgcagggtttaatctttcggaaagccgtgcccgcggttatgtggaaacttggaatatattgttaacatctggtattagataacttaaacaaaagctaataaaattgccaactgtgtgcgtaaccgtgactgtcccctcgaagatctctcttcgatcaggaacacggtggggttatgaatgacgtaggtaggtgttcaggatcacttagtgatcaagtattcgcgaccgctagtatagaccaccttcataaatgcttacgtaagttagccaccaaatcaagcttaggatgctgcaaccttaaacacttcaccttaccctacctaataacttgactagttctggcaccaaggtcttagattgctgagtccccgtggctcacggattccaccaaaatcccaacaggttcaggtaccccagagacagatgatcccgacggcactcagctgacgtggcagtacgacgaggagacagactgcctttacgtgaactatccagaagattgaggcgtggtcgtgatcgtgggcctgcagacagggtagcatagcctttctatgttttgtagtccgtagcggaactaccttggttgtatgtgtgatgtactctgatatatttatgagaaggcaagtgaatccctgattgtctatctttattattatgtatgtgttgtgttacctgtttgcgagacgcctagatgcgcttctttccaaatcggggcctcgatccctagatcggaaaggaccgcatcttggtagttacagagtatctctagcagtatcaagcatggcatcatcaggcaaaatagcatctctagcatcatcaggcaaagcagtatcaagcatagcatctctagcagtatcaagcataatatcaagcatagcatcatcaggcatagtatcaagcatgtcATCTCTAGGagtagtatcaaacatagcatcatcaggcatagtatcaagcataacatctctagcagtagtatcacaagcatcatcaagcacaggcgacaaatcaagatttctagcaggaggtgaagtcgcaaacttactcataactgaaggtgaatcaagtgcagagctagatggcaattccttacctcccctcgtagttgagggcaagactttggtcttcagatccttcagattcttcatagtgattagcagatataaatcccaagtgactcagagaatatagcaatacctccccggcaacggcgccagaaaaatgcttacgtcagttgtgcttccccagcaatagtgccagaaaagtgctgatcctgcaatctctagtgtttgctagacgaatgcttatggcaACGACCCTTCTCCtgtaacggcgccagaagaatgctgatagcactccccggtaatgaaactggaagaatgttgttgatggcccaccagcgcgcgggttcgcagcagttttcgagggtagagtattcgacccaaattagttgattcgcacgacgggaggtcagagaatactctcaagtattagcagctgaatgtgtcagattcaaccacacctgaaagattagtatctgcaagcacagtagtaacatcaaagtaacgagtaacggtagtgtaacgagcaatagcagtggcaaggaacaacagtagtgacagtagtagcaacactagcaagcgacagtagtagcaaaagtagcagcagagcaatatAAGTAAcgtcagtagtagcagtagtagcagcagcagagcaagacaagtaacaacagtagtaggacaaactcgtaggcaatgggccggtgatttgtttggatgatattcatcatgcaacagctataacacggagagatatgtggctagcccccgttcgtcaatgtgatgtaggcatgcattccgtgtgtcgtcatacgtgcttagggaaaacaacttgcatgacatctattgtccatccctcccgtgggagcggggtccaaaaggaaactacgggattttaaggttctccttttaataaagaaccggaccaacgcattagcacttggtgaacacatgaactcctcaaactatgatcatcatcgggagtggttccggttattgtcactccggggttgccggatcataacacatagtaggtaactacaacttgcaagatcagatctaaaacacacatatattggtggcaacataataatatcagatctgaaatcatggcactcgggccctagtgacaagcattaagcatgacaaagtagtagcaacatcaaatctcagaacatagtggatactagggatcaatccccatcaaaactaactcaattacacgatagatctcatcctactcatcaccgcccagcgagcctatgaatagattactcacgaacgacgaagatcttcatggaattggagagggaagaaggatgatgacgatgatggcgacgatctcccctctccggagccctagacggactccagatctgccctccagatgaagaataggaggtggcggcgcctccgtatcgaaaacgcgacgaaaacttctcttttttattttttctgggacgaaagacaacttatagagctagagttgggggcggcaggtgcctgtgggccccacaagcctgcccaccgccaccagggggtggtggcggagcaggggcttgtggcccactggcccaccccctgaggtggaacttggcgcaggtatttttgatattttccaaaactgctccccgtaaattttcaggacgtttggagaactttgatttctgcacaaaaataacaccaaggcgattctgctgaaaacaacgtcagtccaggttagttccattcaaatcatgcaaattatagtccaaaacaagggcaaaagagtttggaaaagtagatacgttggagacgtattagtgctCTGTTATGTGTAGACACTGAAGGCGGGAAATCgcatggtcctcctattggttggaTGACCTTGGTTCTCACCGAGGGGAATACTTACCACTATTATAttacatcatcccctcctcttcggtaAAAATCCCAATGCAGTTTCAAGTATCAATCGTGCACGAGTTGACCGGCGCGACCTAGTGATAAAGTGTGCATGTGCTTGCTTCATGATGAAGCCGACATGGACCAGCGCGAGCAAGGGCGTCAGCTCGTCGTCAAAGTTCTCCTTCATTGTCGGGTCATAATTGCCCACCTCCGGTGAGCTCACCGGCATGCCGGTCTCTATCCGTTGTGCACGACGGGACTGTTAGCCGAGCACTCGTCCTTTTGCTCCACTCCCACTTTGCTTTAGAGCTCCCGGTCATGATGGAGGTGGTGcgcggaggagaatgaggagtagAGGTTGTGACGTGTGGATCGTGCCAGGTGTGTCCACGTATAAGTAGTGGGCACTGGCCACACCAAGTGGCGGACTATTTCATTGCATGCATCGGAGTGGGTTTTTCGGCCGCTGCATCTGTTTAATGCTCGTAGGCAGGCGAACAGACGGGCAACCAATGTGAATGCAGTAGATAATCGTCCTGTCGCGTCTCTTTGGCATTGAGCACACATGGAGTCCGGGACGCAACACAAGCAACACCCTTAGCCGACGCACCGGTCCAATGCGGACTCCGAGGACATGTTATGTCTGCTATGGGCCGGCATGAATGCGACGCGAAGAGTGAAGGTGGGAGAAGACACGAGTGTTGAAGATGTTATTTGGGTAGGTTCGGACGTCCGCCACAGTGTTGGTCTAGACGCCTGCAAAGCTCCCGTCGCGTCCGGTTTACGAGATTTCGTACAACGAGACTAGTCCGTGGACCGATGTAATACCATGTTAGATGTTGAAATGCGTCCCCACACATGGATTGAGATGTTTGACGTTTTGATGTTCTGCGTTAAAGATGCCTTTGGATCGATAAAATGAAAATGAAGACCCTTGACTTGTCCAACACTTGTCTCATTAATAATATGTGAGGGTCATCTTTTATTTgggatcccgataaatcccaaacATCCGAATCTTAAGCATGACATTCCCATAAATTTTCACCAACCTCATCGCTATTTCCTCCTACAATATTGGTGCGATTAAAATGCCGCGTACGTAGTTTTTTTTCACTATTTTGATCCGAGGGGTGTAATTTAATCACGCAACGAACTCGTTTCGAAAgaatttcacgttttgaccctttcTTTAAAACGCCATAGACCGTGGCGTTGCAGCCCTCTTAGGAAACACCACTCTATTTTGACGTTGCAGACCTTCCTTGAAACGcctgtctaatgtggcgttgcaggcctgAGGTGAAACGTCAGTTGCTATGGCGTTTCTTGACTTTATATTCTGCCACCCCGACCCCCTCGCCCACAACCAccatttctcctctcctcttgttcttcttgcaCTAAAAAGCTctccccccttcgatctccctcctccctcaaccttttagttggttctttggggcaaatcaAAGAGGAtggtaagctcctccaatccctccaattaatttttgcaatgattttgtatttgtgtaCATTTTTTGCAACGATCTACGACGTTTTAAAAGGGTCAAAACGTAAAATTCTTTCGAAACGAGTTTGAGGCGTGATTAACTTAATTCAAGgaggtcaaaacagtgaaaaaacccGCATACGTCGCCACCGAGCACGCAAACCGGCGAGACATGGACGTGTGGCCCCCTCTTTCACGTCGACGCAAGAAAACAAAAACCAAGGACCCCGCGCCGCGCCGGAGCGGGACCGTGGGGCCGACCGTCGTCCCCGACGAGTCAAGATTCGCGTcgccgagcagcagcagcagcagcagccgactGGCGGGCCACGCGACTCCGACAGCTTCCGCCTCCACCGCCCCCGTCGGCCGTCGGCCGTCGCCTCCACTCCCACTCTCCTCCCAGTCATAACCACCATCCTCCCCTTTCCTTCCCGTCCCTCTCAACTCTCATGGCCATCGCGTGcttgccccaccccacccccgagAAAGAGAACCCAACCCCCACATGGCTCCGTACCCCGGCACGCTGGGAGATCGAGGTCACCTTCGCCGCCGCGACGGTCCTCGTCCTCGCCGCGCTCTACGCGCTCCTCCGCCCGCGCCGCCGCGCGCCCGCGGCTGCCGCCGACGGCCCCCAGACCGCCGACAAGGTAAGCAAAGCAACGGCTGCTGCTGCCGGTCCGCCAGTGTGCAAATTTGGGCGCGGCGACGAGCGGCCGCCTGTTCTAACGTCGCGACCGTTTTTGTTTTGGCCTTCGTCTGCTCTGCTCCGCTCTGCGCGCCGGGATCGCCGCTCAGTGTCACGAGGGAGCGCCGCCGGCGTATGCTGTCAAGGTGAGCGCCGCTCACTGCTGTTGTTCATCGGCCGCTCTCACGGCTCTCCTCTCTGGTTCGTGTGAGCGACTTGCTGACTTGGGTGGTTGTGCGCGTGTCTTTCTGTCCTGTCCAGCTGAAGCTGCTGGCCGCCAAGGATTTGATCGCGGCCAACTTGAACGGCACCTCCGACCCGTACGCACTCATCACCTGCGGCCAAGATAAGCGTTTCAGGTGCCGTGCGGCTCGACATTCTTTCATGCTCTGCATTTCTatctgaacatgtgcatcacaacCAAGCGGTCAGCTTGGTAAGCTACAAACAGCAACAAAATTGCAATCAAAGAATATGAGCATCACACAGTTGTATAGTGCTACCCATTAAAAGATTTGCCACTAGAAACACATGGAGTTCAAGGCTTCAAGCTGAGCATTACTCTGTAGAACCATTTTTTCAGGCAGCACATTAACTGATACTAGTAATTATTCTGCTTGATAGAATTAGGGAGGAAAGCAGCCAGTTTAGTACTAGTGGTCTACTTTTCCCCTTTGTTCTACTATCTCTTACTGTCTTTACACCTTACAGCTCCATGGTTCCTGGCTCAAGAAACCCAATGTGGGGAGAGGAATTCAATTTTGTTGTTGACTGTCTTCCTGCAAAGGTTATTATCAGCACTTTCTCTTCTACTCCGTAGctaattttgatttttttctcctAGAGAATGTAGTGTCAGTTCATAGCTGGTAGGCTGTTACAAGTCAACATGACCCTCCTTAAGAACAGTCATACCAATCATAAGAAGTCTTTTTCATCAGTATTACGGGTGGTACTTCATCAAAGATACACTCGTGTATTTATTCTGTGCACTATTGTAGATAAAGGTGGAACTATATGACTGGGACCTAGTATGGAAAAGCACAACACTTGGTTCTGTTACAGTTCCAGTTGAGTCTGAGAAGCAGAGTGGACCAGTTTGGTATACACTTGACAGCTCATCAGGGCGGGTAATTTCTTTCTACTAAACAATTTGGTTTCTCAGAATGATTTCTTTTTCAGTTATCTTATCAATTTTATGTATTGTTAGGTTTGTCTCCATATCAAGGCAATCAGGGTTAATGAGAGTTCCTCCAGGTAAATTATTATTAATTTGCTCTGATTTTTGTAATCATGTTAGatgtgaattcttttgcatttttgAACAGCTTTCGCATGTTGCAGTCACTTGCTTCACTTTTTAGTTACTGTCAAAATGTCATTTGCTTCACTATCTTATTCTTACCTTGTCCTTTTGGACAACATATGAAAACCTAACACATGTCTTTGTCAATAATTTTCTGACATatcattttttgtgtgtgttttaggGCTCTAAACAACTCTGCCGAGGCTGATGCTCGTAAAAGGATGTCCTTAGACAAAGAAGGCCCTATTGTCGTTCACCAAAAGCCAGGTCATTTACAGACAATTTTTGGGCTACCTCCAGATGAGGCAAGtacctactgctactactactaattaAATAGATTCATGCATAGGTCTATTACCAATGTCTCCAACTTGCAAGAGTTACTATTTCATTGCTTTGTTTATCATCCAGGTTGTTGAACACAGTTATTCATGTGCACTTGAGAGGTCATTTCTGTATCACGGCCGCATGTATGTGTCTTTATGGCACATTTGCTTCTATTCGAACATCTTCTCTAAGCAGATTAAGGTTAGCTCACATACAATATTTTTCTATTGCACATTTTGATTGGTGGATTTACTTGGTCCCTTATGTTCACTTAATTCTTTTCGTTCTTGTTAGAAAATATTCATTTTTAGTGTTCTGTTGATTTCATTGTGCGTCTAAACTTCAAAGAGACACTTTGATGATCACATGATATTAACACATTTTAATAAATTTTACTGAGATCTGTACTTAGATGCAGCTTTTCTGAGTACCGTCTACTAGAATCTagttttttaaaaacaaataaataaatatcTGTTATGTTGACTATTTGCTGGATAACATCGTAAATGAGGAAGCACTAGGATACCAGAGCTAGTGAAGAAATACTGACTTTGTCATTAGATCTATTTAAGTTAGACGATCAAATCCTTTTGTTCTCTGGTTTTTAAATGCTAATCTCCCTATTGGCTGACATGCATCAGCTGCTCCTAAATGTGAATCACTGAAGCTACCAATCCTGGTCAACAAGTATTTTTTTCTATATATTCCCGATGCCATGTAGTTTGGGTTGGATAACTTTACTATCCTATGAGCTGCGGAAATTGCTACATTGTTAAAGCTAGAAAGCTTGTCTTAGAAATATATCCAATTTCTTACATTGGTTTTGATACATCGTGAGACTGAAAACATGTTTTTCTTATATATGAAGGTTGAGCTCCCTTTGAGAGATATTGATGAGGTGAGCCTTGCCTTACTCCTTTTCTTAATGCCTACATCATTTCCTTGCTAAAAGTGTTACTGATCACTTCTGTCCTTTTTTTACATGTAGATAACAAAAAGCCAACTTGCAGTTATTAATCCTGCAATTACGATATTTCTTCGAACGGGAGCTGGAGGACATGGAGTTCCTTCCTTAGGATGCCCTGATGGTAGGAtttaaaactcgcaattttgcatAGGCATAACAACCTTTTGCATCTTTCTTGATTCTTCCTCTAGCACTAGACATGGATACTGCAAACTTAAATCTCTTTCACTGATTGTATAATACTTATTTGTCAAGTCTTAGCATAGCCGGTCCCAAGCCCGGATGGGTTGTGATAGGCTTGGCGACAACTcagccactcttatggagatgaaaccaacaagagCCTCATTGGGGCGTAAACCTTATAGCGACGTGCTATATCGAAACTCGGTGTGCTGTTAAATGGGCAAGGGTCGGACGGTCACCCCACGATGGCGTGACGTATCTTGATATGGATACGATGATAAGTGAGCAACAATCGGGTCACCGCATCCTTAGTGGTGCTCTACCTCGACGCCCGGGTGTTGtgaaaaatgagcaaggg
This genomic stretch from Hordeum vulgare subsp. vulgare chromosome 6H, MorexV3_pseudomolecules_assembly, whole genome shotgun sequence harbors:
- the LOC123405803 gene encoding BAG-associated GRAM protein 1-like; the encoded protein is MAIACLPHPTPEKENPTPTWLRTPARWEIEVTFAAATVLVLAALYALLRPRRRAPAAAADGPQTADKCHEGAPPAYAVKLKLLAAKDLIAANLNGTSDPYALITCGQDKRFSSMVPGSRNPMWGEEFNFVVDCLPAKIKVELYDWDLVWKSTTLGSVTVPVESEKQSGPVWYTLDSSSGRVCLHIKAIRVNESSSRALNNSAEADARKRMSLDKEGPIVVHQKPGHLQTIFGLPPDEVVEHSYSCALERSFLYHGRMYVSLWHICFYSNIFSKQIKVELPLRDIDEITKSQLAVINPAITIFLRTGAGGHGVPSLGCPDGRVRYIFASFWNRNHTIRALEQAVKNFHTMIEAEKQERARSALRALSGSRKNSMEIDVPEDCADLIGLLQPFVKEEVLVSVFDGTFPCTADQFFNNLISDDSTYTTEYRTARQDKDIKLGQWHLADEYDGQVRELNCKSMCHSPMCPPYSAITEWQHTVLSANKTDLVFETVQQVHDVPFGSYFEIHCRWSVKTIDSSSCSVDISAGAHFKKWCIMQSKIKSGAVDELKKETREMLGFAESYMLKVSFPTQEDNTEPDADDKPGDQ